One window of Mauremys reevesii isolate NIE-2019 linkage group 4, ASM1616193v1, whole genome shotgun sequence genomic DNA carries:
- the NEMF gene encoding nuclear export mediator factor NEMF, with protein MKSRFNTIDIRAVLAELRDSLLGMRVNNVYDVDNKTYLIRLQKPDCKATLLVESGIRIHTTEFEWPKNMMPSGFAMKCRKHLRSRRLVSVKQLGIDRIVDLQFGSDEAAYHLIVELYDRGNIVLTDYEYLILNILRFRTDEADDVKFAVRERYPVDNAKAPAPLPTLERLTETISNAPNGELLKRVLNPHLPYGATLIEHCLIEAGLSGNAKVDQQMGSKENIERVLAALQKAEEYMKITNNFSGKGYIIQKCEKKPSLEPDKPAEEILTYEEFHPFLFSQHLKCPYMEFESFDKAVDEFYSKLEGQKIDLKALQQEKQALKKLENVRKDHEHRLESLHQAQEVDKVKGELVEMNLDIVDRAIQVVRSALANQIDWTEIGAIVKEAQAQGDPVASAIKELKLQTNHITMLLKNPYVLSEEEEEEDDEADHWKEVEEPKGKKKKHKNKQLKKPQKNKPLLVDVDLSLSAYANAKKYYDHKRHAARKTQKTVEAAEKAFKSAEKKTKQTLKEVQTVTTIQKARKVYWFEKFLWFISSENYLIIAGRDQQQNEMIVKRYLKSGDIYVHADLHGATSCVIKNPTGEPIPPRTLTEAGTMALCYSAAWDARIITSAWWVYHHQVSKTAPTGEYLTTGSFMIRGKKNFLPPSYLMMGFSFLFKVEESCVWRHRDERKVKVQDEDMESVTSSTNELVSEEVELLEEAPEGDDSSTDDEKALPQEMPDGIEVRADSNLEGDVAHTDKDGINKPPAQEETSEDDDVESEEEAEGQELMSEVKEEEINYPDTAIDLSHLQPQSLHRSHQKMVTKEEASNLSDSKSHGRRHLSAKERREMKKKKQQHDIEDLESPEGKERETSTQLPSSPVSNKSMSAPQPMKRGQKSKMKKMKEKYKDQDEEDRELIMKLLGSAGSSKEEKVKKGKKGKIKEESVKKQAQKPKSGHQVNAGCKETRPPVEVLTHELQDMALEDQQEEKEEQDQDQQENEEGERLLSSLTGQPHSEDILLFAIPICAPYTTMTNYKYKVKLTPGTQKKGKAAKTALHNFMHYKEATAREKDLFRSVKDTDLSRNIPGKVKVSAPKLLNMKKK; from the exons atgAAGTCCCGCTTCAACACCATCGACATCCGGGCGGTGCTGGCCGAGCTCAGGGACAG CTTATTGGGAATGAGAGTAAACAATGTCTATGATGTGGATAATAAGACATATCTTATTCGCCTTCAAAA GCCAGACTGTAAAGCTACACTTCTAGTTGAATCTGGTATACGGATTCACACAACAGAGTTTGAATGGCCAAAGAATATGATGCCATCTGGGTTTGCAATGAAG TGTCGTAAGCATTTAAGGAGTAGAAGACTTGTCAGTGTAAAACAGCTGGGGATAGACAGAATTGTAGACTTACAATTTGGAAGTGATGAAGCAGCCTATCATCTCATTGTTGAGCTTTACGACAGA GGAAACATTGTTCTGACAGACTATGAATACTTAATTTTAAACATCCTGAGGTTTCGCACAGATGAGGCAGatgatgtcaaatttgcagttCGGGAACGGTACCCAGTTGATAACGCTAAAGCACCTGCACCATTACCTACCTTGGAAAG GTTGACTGAAACAATATCAAATGCACCTAACGGGGAACTGCTAAAGAGGGTCCTTAACCCACATCTTC CTTATGGAGCCACACTCATTGAGCACTGCCTTATAGAAGCTGGATTGTCTGGTAATGCCAAAGTAGATCAACAGATGGGAAGCAAAG aaaatattGAAAGGGTACTTGCTGCTTTACAGAAGGCAGAAGAATATATGAAGATAACTAACAACTTTAGTGGGAAG ggttatATCATCCAGAAATGTGAGAAAAAGCCAAGCCTGGAGCCAGATAAACCTGCAGAAGAAATTCTCAC ATATGAGGAATTTCATCCTTTCTTGTTTTCTCAACATTTAAAGTGTCCGTACATGGAATTTGAATCATTTGATAAG GCAGTGGATGAATTTTACTCCAAGCTAGAAGGTCAGAAGATCGATTTAAAAGCTTTACAACAG gaaaaacaagcaCTGAAGAAGCTGGAAAATGTTCGTAAAGATCATGAGCATAGACTTGAATCTCTTCATCAAGCTCAG GAAGTTGATAAGGTAAAAGGAGAACTCGTAGAAATGAACCTGGACATAGTGGACCGAGCTATCCAGGTGGTTCGCAGTGCGTTAGCCAACCAGATAGACTGGACTGAAATTGGAGCAATTGTAAAAGAAGCTCAGGCTCAGGGAGACCCTGTTGCGAGTGCAATCAAAGAATTAAAGCTTCAGACAAATCATATCACAATGCTACTAAA AAACCCGTATGTATtatcagaggaggaggaggaggaagatgacgAAGCTGATCATTGGAAAGAAGTTGAAGAACCAAAGGGGAAGAAGAAAAAGCATAAAAATAAACAGCTGAAGAAACCTCAGAAAAACAAGCCATTGTTGGTTGATGTTGATCTCAGTTTGTCTGCATATGCCAATGCTAAAAA atattatgatcATAAGAGACATGCTGCCAGAAAAACACAGAAGACAGTAGAAGCTGCAGAGAAG GCATTCAAATCAGCAGAAAAGAAGACAAAGCAAACATTGAAAGAAGTTCAAACAGTTACCACCATTCAGAAAGCAAGAAAAGTTTATTG GTTTGAGAAGTTCCTGTGGTTTATTAGCTCTGAAAATTACCTCATTATTGCTGGAAGAGATCAACAGCAGAATGAAATGATTGTGAAGCGATATTTGAAATCAG GAGATATATATGTGCACGCTGACCTACATGGTGCAACTAGCTGTGTAATCAAGAATCCTACAG GTGAGCCGATCCCTCCCCGTACCCTGActgaggcaggcaccatggcatTATGTTACAGTGCTGCCTGGGATGCTCGTATCATCACTAGTGCCTGGTGGGTTTATCATCATCAG GTGTCTAAAACAGCACCAACTGGAGAATATCTGACTACAGGAAGCTTCATGATAAGAG ggaaaaaaaactttcttcCACCTTCATATCTTATGATGGGGTTTAGCTTCTTATTTAAG GTGGAAGAATCTTGTGTTTGGAGACACAGAGACGAACGAAAGGTCAAAGTACAGGATGAGGATATGGAGTCTGTGACCAGTAGTACCAATGAACTGGTGTCAGAAGAAGTGGAGCTACTAG AAGAAGCACCAGAAGGAGATGATAGCAGCACTGATGATGAGAAGGCACTGCCTCAAGAAATGCCTGATGGTATTGAAGTCAGGGCTGACAGTAACCTCGAAGGGGATGTTGCTCACACAGACAAGGATGGAATAAACAAGCCACCAGCACAAGAGGAAACCTCTGAAGATGATGATGTAGAATCTGAAGAAGAGGCTGAAGGTCAGGAGCTGATGAGTGAAGTGAAGGAGGAGGAGATAAATTATCCAGACACTGCAATCGACCTATCACATCTTCAGCCACAAAG TCTTCACAGATCCCACCAGAAAATGGTTACAAAAGAGGAAGCATCTAACCTG aGTGACAGTAAGTCACATGGGCGAAGACACTTGTCAGCCAAGGAGAGAAG GGAAATGAAGAAAAAGAAGCAGCAACATGACATAGAGGATTTAGAATCACctgaaggaaaggaaagagagacCAGCACGCAGCTCCCGTCTTCTCCTGTTTCAAACAAGAGCATGTCAGCCCCTCAGCCCATGAAACGAGGACAGAAG AGTAAgatgaaaaaaatgaaagagaAGTACAAGGACCAGGATGAAGAAGATCGAGAGCTCATAATGAAGCTATTGGGT TCTGCAGGGTCaagcaaagaagaaaaagtgaagaaaggtaaaaaaggaaaaataaaagaagAATCAGTAAAGAAACAAGCCCAGAAACCAAAGAGTGGCCATCAGGTTAATGCAGGTTGTAAAGAAACCCGCCCCCCGGTAGAAGTATTAACACATGAGTTACAGGACATGGCCCTGGAAGATCAGCAGGAGGAGAAG GAGGAACAGGATCAAGATCAACAGGAAAATGAG GAAGGAGAGAGACTGCTAAGTTCTTTGACAGGCCAGCCTCACTCGGAGGATATCCTCCTCTTTGCTATACCAATATGTGCACCTTACACTACCATGACAAACTATAA ATATAAAGTGAAGCTCACTCCAGGCACCCAGAAGAAAGGAAAAG CTGCCAAGACTGCTTTGCATAATTTCATGCATTACAAAGAAGCTACAGCAAGAGAAAAAGATTTATTTCGCAGTGTTAAG